One genomic segment of Plasmodium vivax chromosome 9, whole genome shotgun sequence includes these proteins:
- a CDS encoding hypothetical protein, conserved (encoded by transcript PVX_092485A), whose translation MQKIQNAVRRRSRFFKWDVKWYSSKVKVEKKAGERHNDRHDSHDSHDSHKDIPQDSRPDTRVGQERKYNLWRWGCSGEGIFSSVKVGEKNKMPEKVPNFENAKIEKLSAGCDHAAFIVDGRIFTYGLNDKGQLGRSIEEENDQNKSYTLTPREVKTEGNVKFKDVCCGYKHTVAVDVNNNLYSWGWGGNFFKGANGLGHGNKQNLSTPKKVESFKSDDSEFVNICCGDQHSLVLTKNGKVYGCGRGEFGRLGKGNHGDQLFFEEIDFFISNNITVKGISCGHSFSAALSTDGEVYVWGRNDYGQLGIENSIGDLYSHEVYPNKVKYFDMENIKIKFIACGDNHMIACSENNVIFFWGSRAWLEPKAITLSPLYQNSVIKKNIDKIEAGGNTYYYSMLLSDNKLYSWGKYNSSCLALGDKKNHNEPTLVDSKLFNDEIVCDISCGRGRVLAKTLAAD comes from the coding sequence GAGAAGAAGGCAGGGGAGAGGCACAACGACAGGCACGACAGCCACGACAGCCACGACAGCCACAAGGACATTCCCCAGGACAGCCGCCCCGACACCCGCGTGGGGCAGGAAAGGAAGTACAACCTGTGGAGGTGGGGGTGCTCGGGCGaaggcattttttcctccgtGAAGGttggagagaaaaacaaaatgccGGAAAAAGTCCCCAATTtcgaaaatgcaaaaattgaaaagctGTCAGCTGGCTGCGACCACGCAGCGTTTATAGTAGACGGCAGAATATTCACCTACGGATTGAACGACAAAGGCCAGCTAGGAAGATCCatagaggaagaaaatgaccAAAACAAAAGTTACACCTTAACACCAAGGGAAGTGAAGACGGAGGGAAATGTAAAGTTCAAAGACGTTTGCTGTGGTTATAAACACACCGTAGCAGTGGATGTGAATAATAACTTATACAGCTGGGGATGGGGtgggaattttttcaaaGGAGCAAACGGACTGGGGCATGGAAACAAGCAGAATTTAAGTACCCCCAAAAAAGTGGAGTCATTCAAAAGTGATGATTCTGAATTTGTAAATATCTGTTGTGGTGACCAACACAGTTTAGTGTTAACAAAGAATGGGAAGGTGTACGGATGTGGACGAGGTGAGTTTGGTAGATTAGGCAAAGGAAACCATGGCgatcaattattttttgaagaaatagaTTTTTTCATTAGTAACAATATCACCGTAAAGGGAATTTCATGTGGCCATAGCTTTTCTGCAGCGTTGTCAACTGATGGGGAGGTCTACGTATGGGGAAGGAACGACTATGGACAATTGGGCATAGAAAATAGCATCGGAGATTTATACTCCCATGAGGTATACCCAAATAAGGTGAAATATTTCGAtatggaaaatattaaaatcaAATTTATTGCTTGTGGTGATAATCATATGATTGCTTGCTCAGAAAATaacgtcatttttttctggggCTCCAGGGCATGGCTGGAACCTAAGGCCATAACCCTAAGCCCCCTCTATCAAAATAgcgtaattaaaaaaaatattgacaAAATAGAGGCAGGTGGGAATACCTACTACTATTCTATGCTTCTCTCTGACAACAAATTGTATTCTTGGGGGAAATACAATTCCTCTTGTTTGGCGTTAGGCGATAAGAAAAACCATAACGAACCCACGCTCGTTGACTCGAAACTGTTTAATGACGAAATTGTTTGTGACATTTCTTGCGGGCGCGGGCGGGTCCTCGCGAAGACCTTGGCCGCGGATTGA